The sequence GTGGGGCTCAACTGTTCGTCGATCTGGCTGTCGGTCAGCAACAGCAGGGTGCTGTCGCCCTGGGTTTCCAGCAGCTCGATGCGCTCGGCGGTCGAGCCACCCTGGATGACGATGCGGGTGAATATCTGTCCGAGCAGCTTCGAGCGCGGGGTCAGTGTCAGCGTCCAGCTATCCGCGGTCCCGCTGAGCTGCAGCTCGAAATCGCGTTGCAGGGCCTCCGTATCCCCGCGCAGCACGGCGAGGAACAGGTCGTTCTGACGCGCGGCGGCGCCTTGCTGCTGGGTCGGATGCCAGCCGTTGGCGTCGCGTCGGGCGATCCCCGAAGGGCTGATGCGGTAATCCTGTTGCAGCGGTTCGCGCAGGAACCAGAGCAGGCCCTGATCGCGCGCCAGGACGAAGGTGCCGGTGCTGACGAGCGGCTGGGGCAGCGCACGCAGGTACTTTTCCTGGGTGAAGTTGCCGCGGATGACCTCGGGCTCGCTCAACTGGCTGCCGAGATCCGTCAGATCGAAGGCGTCGGCACGCGCCACCGTCGTCAGCGACAGGCTCAGCACCAGCAGCGTCGGCCCCGCAAGGCGCGTGAACAGTGGGATCACGATAGGGCCCGTTCCACGGCTTCGACGAATACCGAGGGCGATGCCAGCAGCATCTCGCGGCTGGCGATCTCCACCGCAACCTGCACGGTGCTGCCGCGGGTCATGCGCTCGCCGGTTTCGGCGTCGCTGATCAGGTAATTGATCTTCAGGCGGTTTTCCCATTCCAGCAGATCGGCGCGAACGACGATGCGCTGGTTGAAGCGGGCCCCGCGTATGTAGCGCAGTTGCACATCAATGATCGGCCAGGCGTAACCGGCATCGCGCATCTGTGTGTAGTTGTGGCCGATCCGCTCCAGCAGGGCGCAGCGGGCGACCTCGAAGTACTTGATGTAATGGCCGTGCCAGACCACGTCCATGGAGTCGACGTCGAAGAAGGGCACCAGCACCTCGACCTCTGCCTGCAGCACGCCGCCCTTACGCATAGAGCCCCCAGTGTTGTGCGCGGATGCGTTGCAGGCACAGGCGCAGCTCGCCTTCCAGTGCGCGATCCTCGATCAGTGGAGGGAAATCCTCACCCAGCGCGGTATGCATGGCCTGCAGTGGCGCGGGCAGAGGGCGCGCGGTCTGCCCCCGCTGGCGCAGCCAGACGCCCTGGTTGGCGGCGATCAGCGTGGCGGCGGCGACCTGCTCGGTCAGCTCCAGGCTGCGCAGCGCATCGCGTGCGGCGATGGTGCCCATGCTCACCTTGTCCTGGTTGTGGCACTCGGTGGAGCGCGAGAAAACGCTGGCCGGCATGCTGTTCTTCAAGGCTTCGGCGGCCCAGGCGCTGGTGCCGATCTGCACCGCCTTGAAGCCGTGATTGATCACCGCCGTGGCGGCTGGCGCACCGGACAGGTTGCTCGGCAGGCCGTGGTTGTAACGGCTGTCGACCAGCAGGGCGAGCTGGCGGTCGAGCAGATCGGCGACGTTGGCCACCAGATTCTTCAGGCTGTCCATGGCGAAGGCGATATGGCCGCCGTAGAAATGTCCGCCGTGCAGCACGCGCTCGTTGTCGGCGTCGATGATCGGGTTGTCGTTGGCGCTGTTCAGTTCGGTTTCGATGAACTGCCGTAGCAGGCCCAGGCTGTCGGCCAGAACGCCCAAAACGTGCGGCGCGCAGCGGATGGAATAGCGGTCCTGCAGGCGATGCAGCGGTGCGGTCGGTGCCTCGATGGCCAGGTCCTGACGAATCCAGGCGGCCACTTGCATCTGCCCCGGGTGCGGCTTGGCGGCGAACAGTCGTTCGTCGAAATGCTCGGGGTTGCCTTCCAGCGCGATCACGTTGAGCGCGGTGATACGGGTAGCCAGTTTCAGCAGGTAATCGGCACGGGCATAGGCGAGGCAGGCCAGGCCGGTCATCACCGCAGTGCCGTTCATCAGCGCCAGGGCTTCCTTGGGTCGCAGGGTCAACGGCGTCCAGCCGAGCTGGCGATGCACCTCGGCGGCGCTGCGGCGTTCCCCGCGGAACATCATCTCGCGCTCGCCGGCCAGCGCCGCGGCGACATACGACAGCGGCGTCAGATCGCCGCTGGCACCGACCGAGCCTTCTTCCGGAATCAGCGGCAGGACGTCGTGTTCGAGGAATGCCTGCAAGCGATCGAGCAGCTCGATGCGCACCCCGGACATCCCATGCGTCAGCGAACGCAGGCGGGCGGCCAGCACCGCGCGGGTGGCTTCGGCGTCTAGCAGCTTGCCGAGGCCACAGCCGTGAAAGGTGAACAGGTGCTGCGGCAGCGCTTCGACCTGATGCAGCGGCACTGCGACGACACAGGAGTCGCCGTAGCCGGTGGTCACGCCGTAGATCACGCCTTCCCGGTCGAGCAGGGTGTCGAGAAATTGCGCGCCGCGCGCGATGCGCTCACGGAAGGCCGCATCGGCCTGCAGCCGCGCCGGCGCACGGCGCTGGGCCACGGCCA comes from Stutzerimonas stutzeri and encodes:
- a CDS encoding outer membrane lipoprotein carrier protein LolA, with amino-acid sequence MIPLFTRLAGPTLLVLSLSLTTVARADAFDLTDLGSQLSEPEVIRGNFTQEKYLRALPQPLVSTGTFVLARDQGLLWFLREPLQQDYRISPSGIARRDANGWHPTQQQGAAARQNDLFLAVLRGDTEALQRDFELQLSGTADSWTLTLTPRSKLLGQIFTRIVIQGGSTAERIELLETQGDSTLLLLTDSQIDEQLSPTERHDFAD
- a CDS encoding acyl-CoA thioesterase, which encodes MRKGGVLQAEVEVLVPFFDVDSMDVVWHGHYIKYFEVARCALLERIGHNYTQMRDAGYAWPIIDVQLRYIRGARFNQRIVVRADLLEWENRLKINYLISDAETGERMTRGSTVQVAVEIASREMLLASPSVFVEAVERALS
- a CDS encoding HAL/PAL/TAL family ammonia-lyase produces the protein MTNAEPVIFGENHLRIEELLAVAQRRAPARLQADAAFRERIARGAQFLDTLLDREGVIYGVTTGYGDSCVVAVPLHQVEALPQHLFTFHGCGLGKLLDAEATRAVLAARLRSLTHGMSGVRIELLDRLQAFLEHDVLPLIPEEGSVGASGDLTPLSYVAAALAGEREMMFRGERRSAAEVHRQLGWTPLTLRPKEALALMNGTAVMTGLACLAYARADYLLKLATRITALNVIALEGNPEHFDERLFAAKPHPGQMQVAAWIRQDLAIEAPTAPLHRLQDRYSIRCAPHVLGVLADSLGLLRQFIETELNSANDNPIIDADNERVLHGGHFYGGHIAFAMDSLKNLVANVADLLDRQLALLVDSRYNHGLPSNLSGAPAATAVINHGFKAVQIGTSAWAAEALKNSMPASVFSRSTECHNQDKVSMGTIAARDALRSLELTEQVAAATLIAANQGVWLRQRGQTARPLPAPLQAMHTALGEDFPPLIEDRALEGELRLCLQRIRAQHWGLYA